The following are from one region of the Arachis duranensis cultivar V14167 chromosome 10, aradu.V14167.gnm2.J7QH, whole genome shotgun sequence genome:
- the LOC107470297 gene encoding small GTPase LIP1 (The sequence of the model RefSeq protein was modified relative to this genomic sequence to represent the inferred CDS: added 6 bases not found in genome assembly), translated as MFRRDRETNNRDLNGGPPFGQVRVAVVGDSGVGKTSLVHLIVNGSPITRPQQTIGCTVGVKHTYYGNSGTSSSSLAVAGDSKRDFFVELWDVSGHDRYKDCRSLFYSQINGVIFVHDLSQRRTKSSLQKWAAEISATGTFSAPSGSLGPSGLPVPYIVIGNKSDIAAKEGTRGSSGNLVDVARQWVEKQGLLPSSEELPLTESFPGGGSLIAAAKEARYDKEALMKFFHMLIRRRYFSDELPAPSWSVSPVQRNTQRIDEDDRSYTTSLNSDPYNTYNMLPPLPAQRNLTPPPTLYPQWPVSVSENHSFPRFSLSNSSENTAATRTKRSYINV; from the exons atgTTCCGGAGGGACCGCGAAACGAACAACAGAGACCTCAATGGTGGTCCCCCATTTGGCCAGGTCAGAGTGGCCGTTGTTGGTGACTCAG GTGTTGGGAAAACTTCTCTTGTTCACTTGATAGTTAATGGTTCTCCCATCACTCGCCCTCAACAGACAATCGGTTGTACAGTTGGTGTGAAG CACACTTATTATGGAAATTCTGGAACCTCCTCAAGTAGCCTTGCAGTTGCAGGTGATTCTAAGAGAGATTTCTTTGTTGAACTCTGGGATGTGTCAGGGCACGATCGGTACAAAGATTGCAGGTCTCTCTTTTATTCACAGATTAATG GTGTAATTTTTGTTCACGATCTCTCacaaagaagaacaaagagtAGCTTGCAGAAATGGGCAGCTGAGATTTCTGCAACAGGGACATTTTCAGCTCCTTCGGGATCCTTGGGCCCCAGTGGGCTTCCTGTCCCATATATTGTTATTGGCAACAAATCTGATATTGCTGCAAAAGAGGGTACTAGAGGAAGCAGTGGCAATCTCGTTGATGTTGCACGCCAGTGGGTTGAGAAGCAGGGTTTGCTTCCATCCAGTGAGGAGCTTCCTCTGACAGAGAGCTTTCCTGGTGGTGGAAGCCTTATTGCA GCAGCAAAAGAAGCAAGGTATGACAAGGAGGCGCTGATGAAATTTTTCCATATG TTGATCAGGAGAAGATATTTCTCTGATGAATTACCTGCACCATCATGGTCTGTTTCTCCAGTTCAGAGGAATACACAGCGTATTGATGAAGATGATCGTTCTTATACTACAAG TCTAAACAGTGATCCTTACAACACATATAACATGCTGCCACCTCTTCCAGCTCAACGCAATCTCACTCCTCCACCCACACTATATCCTCAGTGGCCAGTTTCAGTATCAGAAAACCATAGTTTCCCAAGGTTTTCTTTGTCCAACTCGTCTGAAAACACTGCCGCAACAAGAACGAAGCGATCATATATTAAT
- the LOC107470295 gene encoding pentatricopeptide repeat-containing protein At1g71490 isoform X1, translating into MDKGKIYDSSLLQRHCIFHTWVLPPYSQLKIIELDNPVTEPNPSNVVQDMCLLLIGHDSLCHLLQLYPQNSYSHEFRALKDFVNQANLSNAFKTFFQIQQHAAPSLSTASSYILLHPISSLLLGCINLKSLPQGKQLHAQVISLGLDQHPILVSRLTNFYTSFTLLADANVVVESSTSLDPLPWNMVISSYVRNGLFMEGLSAYKKMVNKRIEPDDFTYPSVLKACGELLDFATGLEVHKSIEASSIGWSLFVHNALVSMYGRFGELKVARQIFDQMHHRDDVSWNTMINCYASRGMWEEAFWLFGCMQEEGVEMNVIIWNTIAGGCLHSGNFSGALKMLSQMRTKIHLDNVAVVVGLNACSHIGALKLGKEIHGHAVRTCLDAFENVRNALVTMYSRCSDLRHAYIMFHRMEDKGLVTWNAMLSGYAHMDRSEEVSHLFREMLHKGVEPNFVTIASVLPLCARIANLQHGREFHGYIMKCEEFDKYLLLWNALVDMYARSGKVLEARRVFDSLSTRDEVTYTSMILGYGMKGEGQTALKLFEEMCKLKIKPDYVTMVAVLTACSHSGLVSQGQLLFKQMTDVHGMIPRIEHFACMVDLYGRAGHLNKARDVITGMPCKPTSAMWATLIGACRIYGNTMMGEWAAGKLMEMKPDHSGYYVLIANMYAAAGCWSKLAEVRSYMKNIGVRKAPGCAWVDVGNEFSPFVVGDTSNPRAYELYPLMDGLNEVMKDAGYVSNEETVSPEEHFEELNVVGSVY; encoded by the exons ATGGATAAAG GTAAAATATACGACAGCTCACTTCTCCAACGGCACTGCATCTTCCACACTTGGGTACTCCCTCCATATTCACAACTTAAAATTATTGAACTCGACAACCCTGTTACAGAACCAAATCCATCAAATGTTGTTCAAGACATGTGCTTGCTCCTTATTGGCCATGACAGTTTATGCCATCTTCTACAACTATACCCACAAAACTCTTACTCTCACGAGTTCAGAG CTCTCAAGGACTTTGTTAACCAAGCCAACTTGTCTAACGCATTCAAAACCTTCTTTCAAATACAGCAACATGCAGCACCATCACTTTCTACTGCTTCTTCCTATATCTTGTTACACCCCATTAGTTCTCTTCTCTTGGGTTGCATTAACCTTAAATCATTGCCACAGGGTAAGCAGCTTCATGCCCAAGTCATTTCATTGGGTCTTGATCAACACCCTATTTTGGTTTCAAGGCTCACTAATTTTTACACTAGTTTCACTCTCCTTGCTGATGCTAATGTTGTTGTTGAGAGCTCCACTAGTTTGGATCCATTGCCTTGGAATATGGTTATATCTTCCTATGTTAGAAATGGGCTCTTTATGGAGGGTCTTTCCGCATATAAGAAAATGGTGAATAAGAGGATTGAACCTGATGATTTCACTTACCCTTCTGTTCTAAAGGCTTGTGGGGAATTGTTAGATTTTGCTACTGGTTTGGAGGTTCATAAGTCTATTGAGGCTAGCTCAATTGGGTGGAGCTTGTTTGTGCACAATGCATTGGTCTCTATGTATGGTAGGTTCGGGGAATTGAAGGTTGCTCGCCAAATATTTGATCAAATGCACCACAGGGATGATGTTTCTTGGAACACTATGATCAATTGTTATGCTTCAAGGGGGATGTGGGAGGAAGCGTTTTGGCTATTTGGATGCATGCAAGAGGAGGGTGTTGAAATGAATGTGATCATTTGGAATACTATTGCTGGAGGGTGCTTGCATTCAGGAAATTTTAGTGGGGCACTTAAGATGCTTTCTCAGATGAGAACTAAAATTCATTTGGACAATGTTGCGGTGGTTGTTGGATTGAATGCATGTTCCCACATTGGAGCCCTTAAATTGGGAAAGGAGATTCATGGTCATGCTGTAAGAACATGCTTAGATGCATTTGAAAATGTAAGAAATGCATTAGTTACAATGTATTCCAGATGTAGTGACCTCAGACATGCATATATAATGTTCCACAGAATGGAAGACAAGGGTTTAGTTACTTGGAACGCGATGCTTTCTGGATATGCACACATGGATCGATCTGAGGAAGTCTCACACCTTTTCAGAGAAATGTTACACAAGGGTGTTGAACCAAATTTTGTAACCATTGCAAGTGTTCTTCCCCTTTGTGCTCGCATAGCGAATCTGCAACATGGCAGGGAGTTTCATGGCTACATCATGAAGTGTGAAGAGTTTGATAAGTATTTATTATTGTGGAACGCTCTGGTGGACATGTATGCGAGGTCTGGCAAAGTCTTAGAAGCCAGAAGAGTGTTTGATTCGCTGAGTACAAGAGATGAAGTCACATATACTTCCATGATCTTGGGGTACGGTATGAAGGGAGAAGGACAAACTGCTCTAAAACTATTTGAAGAGATGTGCAAGTTGAAGATTAAACCAGACTATGTAACAATGGTTGCAGTTCTAACAGCTTGCAGCCATTCTGGTCTTGTATCTCAGGGTCAGTTACTCTTTAAACAGATGACAGATGTTCATGGGATGATACCGCGCATCGAGCACTTTGCTTGCATGGTTGATCTCTATGGAAGGGCTGGCCATCTGAACAAAGCAAGGGATGTTATTACTGGGATGCCATGCAAGCCAACTTCCGCAATGTGGGCGACACTCATTGGAGCTTGTCGAATCTATGGAAACACAATGATGGGGGAATGGGCTGCAGGAAAATTGATGGAAATGAAACCTGATCACTCAGGTTATTATGTGTTGATTGCGAACATGTATGCAGCCGCTGGTTGTTGGAGCAAGCTTGCAGAAGTGAGGAGTTACATGAAGAACATAGGTGTGAGAAAGGCACCAGGCTGTGCTTGGGTTGATGTTGGCAATGAGTTTTCTCCATTTGTGGTGGGAGACACTTCCAACCCTCGTGCTTATGAGCTCTACCCCTTAATGGATGGACTCAATGAAGTGATGAAAGATGCTGGTTATGTAAGTAATGAGGAGACTGTTTCACCCGAGGAACATTTTGAAGAGTTGAATGTTGTAGGGAGTGTATACTAA
- the LOC107470295 gene encoding pentatricopeptide repeat-containing protein At1g71490 isoform X2 has translation MPSSTTIPTKLLLSRVQRFLPKPWKQPTKQFDKHFTFTDASMVGVLVAALKDFVNQANLSNAFKTFFQIQQHAAPSLSTASSYILLHPISSLLLGCINLKSLPQGKQLHAQVISLGLDQHPILVSRLTNFYTSFTLLADANVVVESSTSLDPLPWNMVISSYVRNGLFMEGLSAYKKMVNKRIEPDDFTYPSVLKACGELLDFATGLEVHKSIEASSIGWSLFVHNALVSMYGRFGELKVARQIFDQMHHRDDVSWNTMINCYASRGMWEEAFWLFGCMQEEGVEMNVIIWNTIAGGCLHSGNFSGALKMLSQMRTKIHLDNVAVVVGLNACSHIGALKLGKEIHGHAVRTCLDAFENVRNALVTMYSRCSDLRHAYIMFHRMEDKGLVTWNAMLSGYAHMDRSEEVSHLFREMLHKGVEPNFVTIASVLPLCARIANLQHGREFHGYIMKCEEFDKYLLLWNALVDMYARSGKVLEARRVFDSLSTRDEVTYTSMILGYGMKGEGQTALKLFEEMCKLKIKPDYVTMVAVLTACSHSGLVSQGQLLFKQMTDVHGMIPRIEHFACMVDLYGRAGHLNKARDVITGMPCKPTSAMWATLIGACRIYGNTMMGEWAAGKLMEMKPDHSGYYVLIANMYAAAGCWSKLAEVRSYMKNIGVRKAPGCAWVDVGNEFSPFVVGDTSNPRAYELYPLMDGLNEVMKDAGYVSNEETVSPEEHFEELNVVGSVY, from the coding sequence ATGCCATCTTCTACAACTATACCCACAAAACTCTTACTCTCACGAGTTCAGAGGTTCCTACCTAAACCATGGAAACAACCTACCAAACAGTTTGACAAACACTTTACCTTCACTGATGCATCTATGGTTGGTGTTCTTGTTGCAGCTCTCAAGGACTTTGTTAACCAAGCCAACTTGTCTAACGCATTCAAAACCTTCTTTCAAATACAGCAACATGCAGCACCATCACTTTCTACTGCTTCTTCCTATATCTTGTTACACCCCATTAGTTCTCTTCTCTTGGGTTGCATTAACCTTAAATCATTGCCACAGGGTAAGCAGCTTCATGCCCAAGTCATTTCATTGGGTCTTGATCAACACCCTATTTTGGTTTCAAGGCTCACTAATTTTTACACTAGTTTCACTCTCCTTGCTGATGCTAATGTTGTTGTTGAGAGCTCCACTAGTTTGGATCCATTGCCTTGGAATATGGTTATATCTTCCTATGTTAGAAATGGGCTCTTTATGGAGGGTCTTTCCGCATATAAGAAAATGGTGAATAAGAGGATTGAACCTGATGATTTCACTTACCCTTCTGTTCTAAAGGCTTGTGGGGAATTGTTAGATTTTGCTACTGGTTTGGAGGTTCATAAGTCTATTGAGGCTAGCTCAATTGGGTGGAGCTTGTTTGTGCACAATGCATTGGTCTCTATGTATGGTAGGTTCGGGGAATTGAAGGTTGCTCGCCAAATATTTGATCAAATGCACCACAGGGATGATGTTTCTTGGAACACTATGATCAATTGTTATGCTTCAAGGGGGATGTGGGAGGAAGCGTTTTGGCTATTTGGATGCATGCAAGAGGAGGGTGTTGAAATGAATGTGATCATTTGGAATACTATTGCTGGAGGGTGCTTGCATTCAGGAAATTTTAGTGGGGCACTTAAGATGCTTTCTCAGATGAGAACTAAAATTCATTTGGACAATGTTGCGGTGGTTGTTGGATTGAATGCATGTTCCCACATTGGAGCCCTTAAATTGGGAAAGGAGATTCATGGTCATGCTGTAAGAACATGCTTAGATGCATTTGAAAATGTAAGAAATGCATTAGTTACAATGTATTCCAGATGTAGTGACCTCAGACATGCATATATAATGTTCCACAGAATGGAAGACAAGGGTTTAGTTACTTGGAACGCGATGCTTTCTGGATATGCACACATGGATCGATCTGAGGAAGTCTCACACCTTTTCAGAGAAATGTTACACAAGGGTGTTGAACCAAATTTTGTAACCATTGCAAGTGTTCTTCCCCTTTGTGCTCGCATAGCGAATCTGCAACATGGCAGGGAGTTTCATGGCTACATCATGAAGTGTGAAGAGTTTGATAAGTATTTATTATTGTGGAACGCTCTGGTGGACATGTATGCGAGGTCTGGCAAAGTCTTAGAAGCCAGAAGAGTGTTTGATTCGCTGAGTACAAGAGATGAAGTCACATATACTTCCATGATCTTGGGGTACGGTATGAAGGGAGAAGGACAAACTGCTCTAAAACTATTTGAAGAGATGTGCAAGTTGAAGATTAAACCAGACTATGTAACAATGGTTGCAGTTCTAACAGCTTGCAGCCATTCTGGTCTTGTATCTCAGGGTCAGTTACTCTTTAAACAGATGACAGATGTTCATGGGATGATACCGCGCATCGAGCACTTTGCTTGCATGGTTGATCTCTATGGAAGGGCTGGCCATCTGAACAAAGCAAGGGATGTTATTACTGGGATGCCATGCAAGCCAACTTCCGCAATGTGGGCGACACTCATTGGAGCTTGTCGAATCTATGGAAACACAATGATGGGGGAATGGGCTGCAGGAAAATTGATGGAAATGAAACCTGATCACTCAGGTTATTATGTGTTGATTGCGAACATGTATGCAGCCGCTGGTTGTTGGAGCAAGCTTGCAGAAGTGAGGAGTTACATGAAGAACATAGGTGTGAGAAAGGCACCAGGCTGTGCTTGGGTTGATGTTGGCAATGAGTTTTCTCCATTTGTGGTGGGAGACACTTCCAACCCTCGTGCTTATGAGCTCTACCCCTTAATGGATGGACTCAATGAAGTGATGAAAGATGCTGGTTATGTAAGTAATGAGGAGACTGTTTCACCCGAGGAACATTTTGAAGAGTTGAATGTTGTAGGGAGTGTATACTAA